The Mesomycoplasma hyopneumoniae J genome contains the following window.
TTTGGTCTTGCAACTGGGTTTTTAATCGAGGATGTATTTTTATTAAATCGCGGGTATATTATTGTTGATTCTGGTGGTAGAGTTTTAGCCGTTGAGTCTAATTCAGATGTCCATGATCAAATTGATTTTGTTAAATTAGAAGAAAATCTAAAAAAATTTTCCTAATTTTTTTAAGTAAAAAAATAGGAAATTCTAAATTAAAAATTATTTACTTTTAAAAAAGCACTATAAATTACGTGCTTTTTTATTTTTTAGTAATTTATATTTTACTTATTTGAATGCAAGATTTAACTCTAAATTTTGAAGTTTGTTTCATAAAAAATTTCAAAATATATCGTTAAAATTTGATTAGTCCTTTTATTAATTAGATTCTCCAATCGATCAAAATTGTATTTATATTATTCTAAATTTAGATTATTTTCATCTACTTCATAATAAATCTGCTCACAAATATTTTCCCGACAAAGTGGCTCTAATTTACTATAAATTTCTTCGGTTAAATTTGTTTTTGTAATATTTGCCCAAACTCACTTACATCCATCATTACTTTTTTTACTATTTGTATCCTTATTTAATAATATTAAATTACCAATTTTACAATTATTTTATTAAAACCAAAAAAAATTGATAATTATTTATCTAAATGCTTAATTAAAAAATAAAAAATGGTATAATTATTCAATAAAAAAGTTAGTGCTAAAATAAAAAATGACAGATAATACAAAAATTCCACCGGATTTAATTTCAGAACGCCCTTTTAAACAAGGTGAGGCTTTTTGGTTAATTCAAGATTGGGTTCCAATTTATGCTCTTACTATGGTTTTAGGTATGGTCGCTTCAATTATTACAATTTATTTTTTCTGAAGACGGGAAGGTTATAAATTTGATTATTTAGCCATTTTAATTTTTATTACAGTTCCAGTTTCAATCATCGGGGCTCGTTTTGGATTTATTCTCGAGAGATTATTTTATGGGGATTTTAATTCCTTAAAAAATTGGTATAATATCAGAAGTGGTGGCCTTTCAATTCAATGGGGTGTTTTTTTTCCAACATTTGCAAATTTAATCTATATTTATCGTAAAAGAAGCATTCTTGACTGACGTAAGTGTTTTTCCATTATTTTACCAGCAGTTTTAGTTGGGCAATTTATCGGAAGATGAGGAAATTTTACTAATCATGAAGTTTATGGTCATCTTGATCCAGAAGGTAAAACTGTTAATTGATTAGGCAGTTTTATCTATAAAAATATGTTTATTAGTGATGAGATCGCTCCTGATGGACAACTCCGGGTACCCTTATTTTTCTACGAATCTCTAGCTTCGCTTTTTGGATATCTAGTTCTTGTTTGAATTTTTAACCTTTTTTCTTGATTAAAACCAGGTTCAACGGGCGCTTTATACATTATTTATTATGGGATTGTGCGATCTTCAATGGAATTTTTACGTCAAGAATCTTATTTATATTATTTTATAATCGCAATTTTGATGGTTTTTTTTGGTTTGATTCTCTTTATTCGTTTTCAATTTTTGACAAATTATTATTTAAAAATTGAAAACAAAAAGTTAAAACTTGCTTTTTTTGAGCGCTACACCAAAGAAAAACAAAAATATGTAAATATTCCTTGAGTTTATTGAAACCGAAATCCTTTGAATTTAGATAGACACCCAAGAATCTAAAAAGTTAGTAGAAAACTTATAATTTATACTATAAATAGTAAAAAATCAAAGTAAATTTGAAAAATTTTCTACTATAGTAATTTTTTCCGATTTTTAGAATAAAAATATTATAATTTGTATATAATTTATTATAATATTTTTATGAAAGGTGCTTTGCTATGGAAAATTATGATGTAATAATTATTGGTGCAGGTCCTGCGGGTCTGACAACCGCCCTTTATGCCTCTCGTGGCAATTTAAAAGTGTTAATTCTGGAAAAAGGTGCCCCAGGTGGAAAATTAGTCTCCCAGTCAAAAATAGAAAATTGACCAGGGGATGAGATAATTGATGGTGCAACATTAGCGCTTAGAATGTATAAACATCCTTTAAAATTCGGCGCAAAACACCGCTTTTGCGATGTCGATTTTATCGAAACTGAAAATGAATTTGACCATAAAGTTTATTGTAAAGACGGAAAAATTTTTCAAGGCCGAGCAGTTGTAGTTGCTTCAGGGATGGTCGAAAGAAAACCGCTTGATATAAAATATTACCTTGAATATGAGGGAAGGGGTGTTTCATATTGTGTTGTCTGCGATGGTCCTTTTTATGCAAATCAACCTGCAATTGTAATAGGTGGTGGGAATTCTGCTGTTGAAGAAGGTAGTTTTTTGGCTTCAATTGCTTCAAAAGTTTATATTTTGGTTCGTGATAGCCAATTTAATGCTGAGCCAATGTTGATCGAAGATCTCAAAAAAAATAAAAATGTCGAAATTTGGTTTAATGCAAAAGTTTTAGAACTTAGGGGAAAAGATCAGTTAGAATCTGCTCTAATTGATCATAACGGTGAGAAAAAAGTACTTGAAATTAAGTCACTTTTTCCTTATATTGGGTTTTTACCAGCTACAAAATTTTTAGAAAAAAACCATAGGCAAGCATTAAATCAAATTAATTTTATTGATGTTGATTCTTATGGTCAGACAAAAATACCCGGAATTTATGCTGTCGGCGATGTAGTTAGCAAAGAAATTCGCCAAATTGTAACGGCAGCAAGTGATGGTGCTATAGTTGGGAAAATTTTAACTAACCGAATTAAATAGAAATTAAAAAGGGGCAATAAGGTTGTGAAAATTGTTAAGAAAATAAAAAAAACAAAATATTTAACAAGAAAGTCAAAAATTTTGTTAGGCCTAGGACTAAGTTCATCTATTCTGGGAATTCTTGGTATTTCAGTTGCAGTATCTTATGGTCTTGCAGTAATCAAAAAAAATTCTTATAATACAACAATTGCCGATCTAAATCGGCTAGCCCAAAAAATTAATGGACTTAGTTTTAATGCCCAAAAAATTTCTCCTTTTTCAACTTATGCAAGTCTAAAAAAAGAGTGGAAAAACTTAGAAAGTAGTGAAAAAAGCGGCGAATTTTTTGATTTTTATACTCTTAATTACAAAAGATTACAACCTTATAAACTTCCCAATGGCATTTGAGCAGAGTTTCTAAAAATTGAACCTGATGATGCAAATCAACAATTTAATGTGGAATTTGTGTTAAAATCCTTTAACGGATCAAGAGTTATAAAATCTGATATCAAAAGTGAAAAAGTAGCCATAAGTCCAAATTCTACCTTTTTTTTAGAGAATTTTTATCAAGCTTTAGAAATTGATCTGAAAAATATTAGCCCTTATTCTAATGGTGATAAAGGTAAAAAAAACCCTAAAAATTGACTAGCAAGTGATTTTTTAACTGAAATAAACAGCCATGAAACTGCTCAAGATGCAATTAAAAGAATTCGTGATTTTTTTAATTTTGACTTTGATTCGGTACTTAAAAACAAAAATTTTGCTATTAAATATAAAGATAATTTAATTTTTCCTTATAAAATCGAAATTCTTAAAAATGATGATGACAGTTGGATAAAACCATCTCAATTAAATCCTGATTTTCTTGAAATACAAGGTAGAGTTAGTTTTACTGATCAAGCAAAAAAATTATTTCCGAAAAGTTTTAACACAAATATTACTAAAAATTTTAGCTTTTTACTTTTTGATTTAGCATTAAATAAATCTGCATTTGCTGACCCGAAAGTTTTTATTAGAATTCCGAAATTAGTTGAGCCAAAAATTGATGAATTTTCAAGTGAAAATCCGCAAGAAAAAATTGATTTGTCGCAAAAGTCAATTTTTTGAATTTATAATTTTCTTAAATATAAGGAAGATAATATATCTTTAAAAACTCCAGAAGAAGCCAAAAATGCACTAAATTCTTTATTAAATAATGATTTAGAGCTTGATTTTAGCCAAAATAACAATTTAGAACCAAATATTAAAGAAAAATTTGAATATCAACTTTTAGTTGATAAAATCAACTTCAATAGCGATCAAAATTCATCGTTTATTAACATCCCTTTTGAAATTTCTTATCCGCTTGATAGCGAAAAGAAAAACAAATTAAAAACAGAAACACAAGTTTTACTAAGAAAATTTAAAAATTCATCTTCATTTGATGCTACAGTTTTTGATCCAAAGAATTTTTCTAGTCTTCCGATAGTCAATTTAAAATTCATTAGTGAAAAAAATCGCGATAAAGACGATATTTTTGAAGCATTTGAAACAGTTTCAAAATTCGAATTGGAAAGATTATTAAACTTAAACCAACAGCAACAAATTTACCAAATCTTAACAGATCCGACAAAATTTAATCTAACTTTTCCGGAAAAAGAGATTCTTGATGCTTGGATTTCAAGTTATAATTTCCCATCAGTTCAAGAATTTAGCAGAAGAACCTTAGTGGCCAAAAAACTTGAAGATGGTAGTCAAAGCCGTCCTTTTTTTGAAAATAGTCGTGAATTTATTGCTTTTACAAAAAAGATTTTATCCCTTGAAAAGGCTGAGGCAAAAAAATATATTGAGCCATTTTTTGAGGCGCTTAAGACTGAGATTTCCGAAAAAGAGTCAAAAAAACTAGAAAAAAAAGCAACAAATTTAAACCAAAAGACAGCGAAAAATAGTTCTACAACGGCAATTTCTTCTGAAAAAAATGAAAAACCAGAAAAATCAATGTCTGAAACACAGCCCGAGTTAGTAAAGGTTCAGCAAAATCAGCCAAAAACCGAAGAAGAACCAAAGCAAGAAACTGATAAACAAGAAAAATACAACGACCAAAAAAATCCAGAACAAGCTAAAGATAGCAAGGAAAAGGAAAAAAACGGGAATTCGTCTTTAAAAAGTCCGAATTTACCTGCGGAAAAATCCTCAGATTCCCAGGATGAAGGTCCAAAAACTGATAGATTACAGCAAGAAAATGAACAAGCCGCTTTTAATGATAAAATAGTTTCTATTCTGCAAAATCAGTATGAAATTTCATTAATTAAAAATCTAACTAATCAAATTGAGGCATTAAAAAATAGTCCAGAAAGACAAAAAGTCACATTGGATGCGGCTAGTTTTACTGATTTATTTATTGAAACTTATAAAAGCAATGATTTAGTTTCGCAATTTGACAGTTTTGCCGCTGGTCTTAATTATAAAATTGTTTTTGTAGCAAACCAAGATGATGAGATAATTGATCAAGTTCAACTACCAGAACCAGGAAAATCTAAAAAAGCAGAAAAAACCCCGGATTTTAAAGAAGAATCTGAGAAGAAAGAACTTGAAAATAAAGAAAATTCTCCTGCCGTTGGACAAAAAAGTGATCAAAAAATTAGCCTAAGTTTTTTTCAAGAAGAAAAAAATAATAATCAAAATCAGGGCCAAGAAGAATCTGACAAAAAACAGCAGACTCCAAAAACAGCTCAAGAAAACAGTCAAAATTTAGTTCAACAACCAAAACCAGAACAAGAAACTGAGATTTTTAAACTTGGTTATTATTACATTTTTACTGCGCCTAATAGTGAAAAAATTGTTTTCCGCACACCAATTAAGTCGTTAAAATTAAAGGTTTTTTTAGCTGAAAAAGGTGGAATTACACTTGAAAAACTATCTTATAATATGCTAAATTTCCCCCAGTCCTTACTGAAATTAGAGCTTGCTGATAGTAATTTTACCTCTGCTGAAGCTCTGAAAAAACAACCTGAAGACATTCTAAAAGCTGAATTTAGTTCTCAAGATAAGGATTTTAAAGCAACAATGAATAGTTTCAAAAAGCTTTTTGGTAATAAAACATTTATGAAAATTTATCCTTTACTTAGCGGAAATGGACTTATTTACAAAGCAAATAGTGTTTTTAAGGACAAATTTGGGAATTTAAAAATTAGATTTGCAGTTAAAGACTTAGATGCAAGTGAGAAAAAACAGATTGTTTTTCCAAATATTTTGGAACCAGAACTAGAAAAAAAAGAACAGGATGTTAGTCCAAAAGCAACAGAAGCTGAAAGTAAACAAGAAAAACAAGAAAAATCTCAATTAGCTTCAGATTCTAGTCAAACTTCAATAACATCTAGCCAAAACCAAGAAAATAATCAAAAAAATCAGCTTGAAATTTTCAAACCCGCAGAAAAAGAAGCAAAATATCCACTTGTCTTTACAGTAATTAAACCAAATCGACAATTTAGGAGAAACTAGTTAGATCTATGAAAGAAACAAAAATTAAAACTGTTGAAAAAGTTTCAAATAAAAGAGCGCTGATGATTATGGCGACATGACCAGTTGTTGCTGGAGCTATTTTTGGTTTTTCTTATCTAACTTATGCAGTAAGCGAGTCAAAATATTTTAAAAAGGTTGATACGCGAAAATTAGAAACAACAGATTTAAGTCAAATGGGAATCGACCTAACTAATAAAAAGTTTGGCGAAATTATCGACAAACTTGAAATTGACAAAGATTTTGTCAAGTATTCGGCTAATCAAATTCTTGAATTATCTCGTAATTTACAGTCTAATTTTCATTTAGTTAACCTTTTTAACCTTGCAGATTTTAGTACAAAATACCCATTTTTAAAACTTAATATCAACCCGATTGATAACTCTGATGTTGATGATAAAAATTTGGTTACAAAAGTTGTAAATAACAATTTAGTTAACGTTGTTTTTTCCGCTCATGATCAATTAAGCAATAAAGTTTATTCAAAAGTTCATTCAATTCGTGGTTTTAGTGGTAAAGGTGAGATTCCTTTTGTGAATTTTAGTGTTGATCAGCAAAAATCCGCTTTTGTTTTAAAGCCTGTTGAGATTAGAAAAAAATGAAACGCACTTTCTTTGATTGATAGTTTAAATAATGACTATAAAAAAACTCAGGATGCCAAAAAAACCCTTGAAAAATACGGATCTTTTTTATTACTAGATTCAAATAATACAATTATAAATTTCCCAGAAAAAACTCACTTTGATTTTAAAAAGGATGAATTAGGTGATATAGTTTTTAAAAATCTAGAAGATCCAAATGGAAATTTATGAATATCATTTGATATTTTTGATGAAAATAACAAAAGAATTCGTTCTTTTGATCTCAAAGTTACAAATTTACTTAATTATCGTGAGGTCACAAATTATCTTAACAATTTATTAAAAAAAGAAGATGATTTAATTGAGCTGAAAAACGAAAAAATTGAGGAAATTGTTGCCAAAAATGTTTCTTTATCAACTTTTTTCATTAGTGCAAAAGGGGTTGATCAATTTTTTGATATCTCAAAATTAGAAGCACTTTTTACTAATTCATTACCAAATTTTGCTATTAAATTATTCGCGACCAACACACAAATGGATCGCTTAAGCGAAGTCGAACTGCTTGTTCAAATTGATTTTCAAGCAAGAAAAGGTTTAATTGCTGACCAAGATCAAGCCCAAAATAGTATTGAGTCTGAGCAACTTGGTCCTAAAAATTTACAAAATAAGCAGGAAAATCCAAAAGATATTACTGTTTCGAACCAAGGACAAAATAAATCTGAAAATCTTAGTGCTAAAAAAATCGAACCTGTTTTATTCCAGCAACAAAACAAAGCTAGAAGCACTCAAGCGAAAGGCCCAATTGATAAAGACGCTGAAAAACTCAAAACTGAGATAAATTACCGTAATTTCAGCTTTGTTTATATATTAAAACCTTTTAAAGATTTAGCACAACGCTATCTTAACAATGTAATTAAAAATAATAATTATTATATCATAAAAAATAATTTTAATTATTTTAGTGGTAGTGAAATTATTAATAATTTAAAAAAAATTAATGCTAGTTTTTATTCTTATGAGGAGAATAAAAACACAAATAAAGGCTATGAAATTGTTAATTTAGCAAGCAGCCCAACTTATGATAGTCTGGCCAGTCAGAAGGCAATTGTGTCCTGATTTAAAGACTTTTTTAAGGATGCCCTTGAATTTCCAGTTGAGAAAAATACTGATAAAACTCTTAAACCTGAAGAAATTTTAGCAGAAATTTTCGCTAAAATGAATAATATAATTAATTCCAAACAAATTTTTTCTTATGGAGTTAAATATAATTTATTCTTTGATAATATTAGCCGAGAATTAAAAATAACAATTAGTATTCAAGATCGAACTAATAAAATTTTAGGCCAAAAAGATATAAAAATTGCCGGACTTGCCCCATCAAATCCGCCGCTTTTTGTTGCAAAACAAAATTCTGCTAGCTTTTATTTTGATGGAGGGGGTGGATTTGAAACTTTTGATCAAAATAGTTTAAATCCAAAGATAATTAAAAGTTTTAAATCAATTACAAATCCGCAAGTTTCTTTAATTCCAGATAAAAAAAATACTGGTGATCCAAATCCGAACGCGGTAAAAATAGTTAAGAATTTAGGGGCTTTATATCCGAGTTTAAATGATGTTGGGCTTAAATTTGTTTATAAGGATCCTGCAAATCCGGAGGGTTCTGACTGAAAAGACGTAGAATTTGATCCGCAAAAACCATTTTTTTATGGTTTTTCAATTCAAAATAATTTAGATGTAAATAAATATAAAATTGTTTTGAATTTTACAACCCAAAAAAATCAAGCACAAAACATAAATAATTCAGAAAGTAATCTAATTTGGGTCAAAAAATTATCAAAAAAAAGCGAGATTAACTTACAAAATCAGCAAAATTATTCCGAAATTCCCGATAATACTCCAGTTTGGCTAGTAGGCATTTCCAAAAAAAGCGAAATTGAGACAGCAACTACAACTGAAAATTCCGTTAATTCCAAAAAAATTATCGGAATTTTACCTGTTTCAAAAGGTGACTTTACTAATTTTGTGCTTTCTTATAATGGATTTAATCAAGATTCAAATCAAAATAACGCCTCCACAAATAAAAAGATTCTTATAAAAGTCGTAAATTTAGAACAAAAAGATCAACCGGGCATCGAATTAGAAGAAAACTTTTGGCAAAAAAACCCCCAAAATTCTGATACTTCTAGTCAAAACGAGAAATTATCTTTAATTCTTGGGGATTCCGAAAATAACAAAAACCACGTAAATACCGAGGTTTTGTTTAAATTTTTCACACAATTTGATTATCAGTTTGAGGATAAACAAACTTTTAGAACAGCTTTGGAAAATTCTTTAAAATAAAAGATTAATTTTCGCTTTCATTAAGATGCAATTTATCATTTTTAAAAGATAAATTGTATTTTTTATCTTTTAAAATTTCTTCGGCCACTATTTTTTTGGCAACAAAATTTTCAATTTCTTTCTTAATAAAGCGCTTAATTGGCCTGGCACCAAAATTTTTATCATATCCAAACTCTAAAATTCAATTTTTGACTGATTTTTCAAATTCAATCTCAAAATTATTTTCCTTTAGACGATTTTGCAAATCCTTTAGTTCAAGTTCAATAATTTCAAAAATTATATCATAATTTAAAGGATTAAATACGATAATTTCATCAATTCGGTTGAGAAATTCTGGCTTTAAATATCTTAAAAGTTCCTTTTTTGCCTCAATTTCATTCATCTTTTTACCCTCAAGAATTTTATTAGCACCGATATTTGAGGTCATAATTATAATTGTATTGCGAAAATTTACTTTTTGTGACTTACTATCAACAATTTCACCATTATCAAGAATTTGTAAAAAAATGTTGATTACTTCCGGATGAGCTTTTTCAATTTCATCAAGCAAAATAATCGAATAAGGATTTAGTCTTACTTTATTTGTTAGATTACCACCTTGTTCAAAACCAATATAACCCGGAGGAGCCCCAATTAGCTTTGAAACACTATGTTTTTCCATATATTCTGACATATCAAGACGGATTATTTGGTTTTTATTATTAAATAAATTAAGAGCTAAAGCTCTAGCAAGTTCAGTTTTTCCCACCCCAGTTGGTCCCATAAAGAAAAATGATGAAATTGGGCGGGATTCATCATTAATTTTAGCTTTAAACCGCAAAATCGCATCTGAAACAGCCTTAATTGCCTGATTTTGACCCTTAAGCGATTTTGCTAAATTTTTTTCTAAATTCAAATATTTTTGAATTTCTGATTCTAAAAGTTTTTCAATCGGAATTTTTGTTCAATTAGAGACAACCTTTGCGATCTGACTTTCGTCTAGAACATTGGAAATTTCCTGCCTTCTTGCTTTAATTTCGCCTAATTTTTTACTTATTTTGGGAATTTTTCCGTATTTAATCTCGGCGGCTTTTTGGTAGTCTCCTTGTTCCATTAAGTAATTTTGTTGATATTTTAGTTTTTCAAGTTCCTGGGATAAGCTAGCGATTTCAGAGGCTGATTTTTTTGATTGATCCCATTGATCTTGTAATTTTTTTACTTCATTTTCAAGATTTTCAATTTTGGATTTTAATTCTGAATTATCTTGTTTTTGCGAGTTAATTTCTTCCATTTTTAAATAAATTAGCTCGCGCTTTGCTTTTTCAAGTTTTTCTGGTTGGTAGTTGATTTCAACTTTTAAAGAAGCAGCAGCTTCATCGACTAAATCGATAGCTTTATCAGGTAGAAAGCGGTCAAAAATGTAACGATTTGCCGCTTTTGTAGCAAAAACAAGAGCAGAATCCTTAATTTTTACTTGATGGAAATTTTCTAGCCTTTCCTTAATTCCCCGTAAAATATTAATTGTATCAATAACTGAAGGCTCTAAAATTTCTACTTTTTGCATTCTTCTTTCAAGGGCGCCATCTTTTTCGATATATAAGCGATATTCGGAATTTGTGGTAGCCCCGATTAATTTAATCTGTCCGCGAGCCATAATTGGTTTTAGGATATTGGCAAAATCCATTGAATCAGTCCCAGAAGATCCTGTTCCAATTAGAAGGTGAATTTCATCAATAAAAATAATAACTTGATCGGAATTTTGCTCAATTTCTTGCAAAATTGCCTTAATTCGTTTTTCGAATTCACCTTTAAAAGAAGCACCTGCAAGAATTAAGGTTAGATCTAATTCAAAAATTTGTTTATTTTTTAAATTATCCGGTACTTGATTTGCAATAATCTTTAGAGCCATTCCTTCAACAATTGCAGTCTTACCCACTCCAGGATCCCCGACAAGGACAGGATTATTTTTTGTTTTTCGGGATAAAATTTTGATAATCCTTCTAATTTCGTCATCGCGGCCGATAACAGGTTCAATTTTATTTTCTTTTGCTAATTTTGTTAAATTTCTTGCGTATTTTTCAAGATTTTCGAGTTTTTGTTTCATTTTTTTCCTTTTTAATTTTTTATTTTTCTTAACAAAATAAATTATAACATATTTTTTGGCACTTAAAAGTAAAGAGTGCCAATTTTTTTTCTTAAATGAAAAAATACTTTAATTTAAAGGATAATTTAAATTTTTTACCTTTAAATTAAACGAAAAAATGATATAATTGATTAATATTTATTATGAAAAAAATTATTATTGGAAATTGAAAAATGAATAAAACCGTAAGTGAAACACGTGATTTTATTCAAAAATTTGACATTTTCTATCAGGAAAATGTGGGCAAAATCAAAGAAGATTTAGATTTTGCAATAGCTCCAAGTTTTATATCTTTATCACTAATTTCTAAGTCCTTGACTAAAAAATTAGAAATTGCTGCTCAAAATCTTAGTCAGTTTGATTCAGGAGCCTTTACTGGGGAAATCAGTGGCAAAATGCTGCAGGATTTAGGGACAAAATATGTAATTATTGGGCATTCTGAAAGAAGAGAAATTTTTAAAGAAAAAGATGAAGAACTAAAAAATAAAATTTTACAAGCACAAAAATATGATTTAATTCCTGTTTTTTGTGTTGGTGAAAGTCTTTTAGAATTTGAAGCCGGCCTAACTAAAAAAGTGATAATTTCGCAGATAAATGCTATAAAATCAGTTCTAAATTTTCAAAAGGCAATTATTGCATATGAACCAATTTGGGCCATTGGAACTGGCAAAACAGCAACGGCTGCAATAGCAGAAAAAGTTTGTGGACTGATTAAGGAAAATTTTGGGAAAAATACAATGGTAATTTATGGAGGCTCTGTTAATTCTAAGAATATTAACGAGTTAGTATCCCAGAAAAGCATCGATGGCGCCCTTGTAGGTGGAGCCTCTCTTGATCCAGAAGAATTTGGAAAAATTTTAGTTAATAGTTAATTTTTTACTTTTTTATTGTATAATTTAGAAAGATTTGATTTATTACTTGGTTTTAATAGTTTTCGCGGATTAATACTAGGTTTTAAATTTTTAATTAAATTTTTGAAAGGATTTCAAAATGATATCAAAAGCGAGAAAACAGGAAATTATCTTAAAATTTGGGAAAAATCCAAAAAATACAGGAAATACAAGCGTTCAGATTGCACTTTTAACTGAGGATATCGAAAGATTAAAACTCCATTTTTTAAAAAATAAGAAGGATAAGCATTCAATGCGCGGTTTTATTGCCAAAGTTAATAAAAGAAAAAAACTTTTAAATTATTTAAGAATCAATAGTTTTGATACATATAAGGAAACAATTGAAGCCTTAAATATTAGAAAATAAATTTTTTCTTGTTATAAATTTCAAAAAAATAGTGGTAAATTTTAACCACTATTTTTTTATTTAATTTAAAAAATAAGTTTAATTATTTTTATATAAAACATCTTTAATTTTATATGGTATAATTATAATTTGCACAAGTCAATTGCAGATATAATTAAATATAATAATTTTTTTATAATTGTTATATTTAACAAATTTATATTTGAGGAAAGTCCGCGCTAGCACTACCTGAGATGGTAGTAGTGTTCATGTTGGATCTAATAAATCCAAGCTTTAGACGACCAGTGCCACAGAGACGAGTTTATTTATTAATTTGTTTATATTAAAAAATAGTTTAGAATTTTTAAATTAATAAATAAGGTGAAACGCGGTAAACTCCATGAGCTAGAAACCTAAATTTTGGTAAGGGAGCCCAATTTCGGGAAACAAACTTTAATTGGGAAGTTCTATTATAATATTTTTATAAAGAACTTAGATAAATGATTGATTAATACAGAACGCGGCTTATTAGTGCAAAAAAAACAGCGAATCTAGACGCTGTTTTTTATTTTTGAAAAATATAAACTATTTTTTTGTTTAATTCTTATCAACTATATAAGCATCAATAAGCGCTTGGCGAATTTCTTGATTATTAATGTTTGATCCAAATACTAAATTTTTATCATTTGACATCATAAACGCTTTGAATGTTACTGGTGCCTTTTGAGTTTTTGGATCGCTATCAGTAGCTCCAATTTGTAATTCATTTAAAATATCAGTAAAACTTGGGATTGGGCTTACACCTTCTTTGGCTTTGTCTGCTTTTTTATAATGTAAACTTCTATGCATTCTACTTTCTATAATTTGTTTATGATTTTTTCCTGCTTGAGAAGAAAATACTGAAACAGAAAGTCGATCATTGTTTTCTACAACCTCTAAAAGAATTTTTGTATTCGCCTTGATAAATTCAGTATTTTTTTTGTTTTTATACTTGTTAAAATCAATTAAAAGTGAGGGTGTGTCCAAAAAACTACTATTATTTTGGTCCTGTTTTCATCCAAAAATAAATTTGATAAAACCGTCGACTAGATCAACAATATCAGTAATAAAATTATTTTCATTCCTTCCAGGATATTCTAGTCCTAATTGATAACCAGTTTCATCCTTGACCTTGTATTTGTTAAGAATTATTCCATTTCCTTTTCCATCGGATATTAGATGATGATTTTTGAAATCTGT
Protein-coding sequences here:
- the tpiA gene encoding triose-phosphate isomerase, which codes for MKKIIIGNWKMNKTVSETRDFIQKFDIFYQENVGKIKEDLDFAIAPSFISLSLISKSLTKKLEIAAQNLSQFDSGAFTGEISGKMLQDLGTKYVIIGHSERREIFKEKDEELKNKILQAQKYDLIPVFCVGESLLEFEAGLTKKVIISQINAIKSVLNFQKAIIAYEPIWAIGTGKTATAAIAEKVCGLIKENFGKNTMVIYGGSVNSKNINELVSQKSIDGALVGGASLDPEEFGKILVNS
- a CDS encoding ATP-dependent Clp protease ATP-binding subunit, which codes for MKQKLENLEKYARNLTKLAKENKIEPVIGRDDEIRRIIKILSRKTKNNPVLVGDPGVGKTAIVEGMALKIIANQVPDNLKNKQIFELDLTLILAGASFKGEFEKRIKAILQEIEQNSDQVIIFIDEIHLLIGTGSSGTDSMDFANILKPIMARGQIKLIGATTNSEYRLYIEKDGALERRMQKVEILEPSVIDTINILRGIKERLENFHQVKIKDSALVFATKAANRYIFDRFLPDKAIDLVDEAAASLKVEINYQPEKLEKAKRELIYLKMEEINSQKQDNSELKSKIENLENEVKKLQDQWDQSKKSASEIASLSQELEKLKYQQNYLMEQGDYQKAAEIKYGKIPKISKKLGEIKARRQEISNVLDESQIAKVVSNWTKIPIEKLLESEIQKYLNLEKNLAKSLKGQNQAIKAVSDAILRFKAKINDESRPISSFFFMGPTGVGKTELARALALNLFNNKNQIIRLDMSEYMEKHSVSKLIGAPPGYIGFEQGGNLTNKVRLNPYSIILLDEIEKAHPEVINIFLQILDNGEIVDSKSQKVNFRNTIIIMTSNIGANKILEGKKMNEIEAKKELLRYLKPEFLNRIDEIIVFNPLNYDIIFEIIELELKDLQNRLKENNFEIEFEKSVKNWILEFGYDKNFGARPIKRFIKKEIENFVAKKIVAEEILKDKKYNLSFKNDKLHLNESEN
- a CDS encoding P110/LppT family adhesin N-terminal domain, translating into MKETKIKTVEKVSNKRALMIMATWPVVAGAIFGFSYLTYAVSESKYFKKVDTRKLETTDLSQMGIDLTNKKFGEIIDKLEIDKDFVKYSANQILELSRNLQSNFHLVNLFNLADFSTKYPFLKLNINPIDNSDVDDKNLVTKVVNNNLVNVVFSAHDQLSNKVYSKVHSIRGFSGKGEIPFVNFSVDQQKSAFVLKPVEIRKKWNALSLIDSLNNDYKKTQDAKKTLEKYGSFLLLDSNNTIINFPEKTHFDFKKDELGDIVFKNLEDPNGNLWISFDIFDENNKRIRSFDLKVTNLLNYREVTNYLNNLLKKEDDLIELKNEKIEEIVAKNVSLSTFFISAKGVDQFFDISKLEALFTNSLPNFAIKLFATNTQMDRLSEVELLVQIDFQARKGLIADQDQAQNSIESEQLGPKNLQNKQENPKDITVSNQGQNKSENLSAKKIEPVLFQQQNKARSTQAKGPIDKDAEKLKTEINYRNFSFVYILKPFKDLAQRYLNNVIKNNNYYIIKNNFNYFSGSEIINNLKKINASFYSYEENKNTNKGYEIVNLASSPTYDSLASQKAIVSWFKDFFKDALEFPVEKNTDKTLKPEEILAEIFAKMNNIINSKQIFSYGVKYNLFFDNISRELKITISIQDRTNKILGQKDIKIAGLAPSNPPLFVAKQNSASFYFDGGGGFETFDQNSLNPKIIKSFKSITNPQVSLIPDKKNTGDPNPNAVKIVKNLGALYPSLNDVGLKFVYKDPANPEGSDWKDVEFDPQKPFFYGFSIQNNLDVNKYKIVLNFTTQKNQAQNINNSESNLIWVKKLSKKSEINLQNQQNYSEIPDNTPVWLVGISKKSEIETATTTENSVNSKKIIGILPVSKGDFTNFVLSYNGFNQDSNQNNASTNKKILIKVVNLEQKDQPGIELEENFWQKNPQNSDTSSQNEKLSLILGDSENNKNHVNTEVLFKFFTQFDYQFEDKQTFRTALENSLK
- the rpsO gene encoding 30S ribosomal protein S15 produces the protein MISKARKQEIILKFGKNPKNTGNTSVQIALLTEDIERLKLHFLKNKKDKHSMRGFIAKVNKRKKLLNYLRINSFDTYKETIEALNIRK